The Deltaproteobacteria bacterium DNA segment CTCGAGCGCGCCCGTGCCTTCAACGACGAGGGCCGAGCTGCGAAGCTGCAGGAGGAAATCGACTTCATCCTGCAGGAGCTCGCCTCGGCGGTCGGGCTGGGTGGGCGCGTGCGCAAGACGGGGTCAGCGCAGGAGCGCGCCCGCCTGAACGTGACGCGAGCCATCCGGTCGGCGATCGAGCGCATCGGCGCGCACCACCGGCCGCTCGCGCGCTACCTCTCGACGACGATCAGGACCGGTACGACGTGCGCATACGAGACCGACTTCCGTACGCCGATCGCCTGGATGCTCGGCTGAGCAAACGGGCCGAGGCCAGCTTGCGGGTCGTCGAAAAACGAAGCCCCATCGACTCACCACGCGAGGTGCCAGGGGACGGCCCGAACGTCACGACCGAGGGATGCGGGACTGGACACCTGACAGGCGACGACGGCGCGAACGTTCTTACCTGCGATGGTGCGCCACCGAACCAGGTTGTCCGCGTGATGCGGGGTCGGGGTCGCCGTCGCTTTCGCCTCGATCGCCCACAGCCGTTGGCCCCATTCGACGAGCACGTCGACCTCCAGATCCCGCGCCCGCCAGAAGTACAGCGGTGGTTGCACGCCAAGCCCATGAAACAGCTTCACCCATTCGCTTACGACTGCCGTTTCCGTAAGGGCACCGAGCATCGGTCCCCGCAACACGGCTTCGCGATCGTGGAGACCCGTGAGATAGGAGGCCAGTCCGGTATCGAGGAAATACAGCTTCGGGGCCTTCGTCAGCCGCTTGCCGAAGTTCCGATGATACGGGCGAAGCAGGTAGACGAGCTGGCTTGCTTCGAGCACCGACAGCCATCGGCTCGCTGTCGGCGGCGACACGCCGACATCGCGCGCCAGGTCTGCCAAGTTGAGCAGACTCCCGGTGCGAGCGGCCGCGAGGCTGGTGAACCGCTGAAATGCATGCAGGTCGCCGACCTGCACAAGATCCCGCACGTCCCGCTCGAGGTACGTCTGCACGAAGCTTGCGAACCAGAGTTGGCGATCGACGCGGTGATTGACCCGCGGTTCCGGAAACCCACCACGCAGGAGCCAGTTCGCGAGATCCGGGGCAGCGGCAACGCCCCGCGAGGTGGTTTGCCCGCGTGCGAGCCCGTCGCTGAACACCCGGTGTAAGGCACGCTCCGGGCGTGCGTCGAGCCTGCGTCCCGTCGTCTCCGTGACGCTCAATGCGTCGAGGGTGAGGATCGCGACCCGCCCCGCAAGCGTCTGGGCTACGCCTCGCATGAGCGGAAAGCTCTGCGAACCCGTGAGCAACCACCGCCCTGGTCGCCGGTCGCCGTCGATGAATTCCTTGACGTAGTGCAGCAGCTCCGGGACGTATTGGATTTCGTCGAGCATGACCGGCGCTGGATACTCGCGGAAGAAACTCACCGGGTCGGCCAGGGCGCGCGCTCGTACATCGGGCGCTTCGAGGGACACGAAGCGGTGGGTCCGGCCGAACTCGTGCCGCAGCAGCGTGGTCTTGCCCGTCTGGCGCGCACCGGTCACGAGCACGGCAGGAAATGACCGTGTGGCTTTGCGCACCGTCGCACCGAGGGCACGCCGGAGGTATGCCATGCAGCGATG contains these protein-coding regions:
- a CDS encoding ATP-binding protein, with protein sequence MAYLRRALGATVRKATRSFPAVLVTGARQTGKTTLLRHEFGRTHRFVSLEAPDVRARALADPVSFFREYPAPVMLDEIQYVPELLHYVKEFIDGDRRPGRWLLTGSQSFPLMRGVAQTLAGRVAILTLDALSVTETTGRRLDARPERALHRVFSDGLARGQTTSRGVAAAPDLANWLLRGGFPEPRVNHRVDRQLWFASFVQTYLERDVRDLVQVGDLHAFQRFTSLAAARTGSLLNLADLARDVGVSPPTASRWLSVLEASQLVYLLRPYHRNFGKRLTKAPKLYFLDTGLASYLTGLHDREAVLRGPMLGALTETAVVSEWVKLFHGLGVQPPLYFWRARDLEVDVLVEWGQRLWAIEAKATATPTPHHADNLVRWRTIAGKNVRAVVACQVSSPASLGRDVRAVPWHLAW